The Thermoproteales archaeon genome has a segment encoding these proteins:
- a CDS encoding pyruvoyl-dependent arginine decarboxylase, with protein MKTGLKPKKFFVVGGKGLSKVSKLNAFDMALKEAGISQCNLVPVSSILPRDIEEISPMQIEAGEITFVIMARQDGEGGEEISAGLAWARTNDFGLVVEGHGSSSEDLKVQLKNKVMEMADIRNLKIKSLNYRIEELKIPLGYYGSVIVALVLVL; from the coding sequence ATGAAAACGGGACTTAAGCCGAAAAAGTTTTTTGTAGTGGGAGGCAAAGGACTAAGTAAAGTATCTAAGTTAAATGCTTTTGATATGGCATTAAAAGAGGCAGGTATATCGCAATGCAATCTTGTTCCAGTTTCTTCGATTCTACCACGCGATATAGAGGAAATTTCTCCCATGCAGATAGAAGCAGGAGAAATAACGTTTGTTATAATGGCTAGGCAAGATGGAGAAGGAGGCGAGGAAATATCTGCAGGCCTTGCATGGGCTAGAACGAATGATTTTGGCCTTGTCGTGGAAGGTCATGGTTCGTCAAGCGAGGATTTAAAGGTTCAGTTGAAAAATAAGGTTATGGAAATGGCAGATATTAGAAATCTAAAAATAAAAAGCCTAAATTATCGCATAGAAGAGCTTAAAATCCCCCTCGGATATTATGGATCTGTTATCGTGGCCTTGGTATTAGTGCTTTAG